CTTCCGAcacaaatatagaaaaagaaaagACTGAAATCACTGATGTAGAAAGCAATGctgataaaacaaatattgttaatacagAAACATCTATATCTTTATTGGAAGCTGATAAAGAGAACAAATCAAAGTCACCTATTGCAATTACCCAAGAGAGTGATTCTCATGAAAAAAATACTGAGAATAATATGGAGGTTACAGAAGATAACCCCTCTCATGAAAATCCATCAATTGTACATGAATGTACAGAAAAAAAAGATTTGGAATCTCAAGAAGAGAATAAATTCGCTTCAAATTCAACTGGAAAAGAAAACACGtctgaaaaaaataatgaaattttaaaaacagatgaATTAATGGAAGTTGAACCTAGGGTAGAGCTTGAAACAAAATCTCAAGAAGATGTGGTTAAAAAAGACTCTTTTAGTAAAGAAGTTGAGAAATCATGTGAAACAATGGAAGTTAAATCTACATTGGAGCTCAAAACTGAATCTAATAACAGTGAATCTCTTAAAGAAGACTTGGAATTGAAATCAATTGAGCCAAAAAAAGAATCTGAAATAGACAGTGCTAAATCTCCTATTGAAAAATCTAAGTTAGAACCAATTCAGAACAATTCCAATGCTGATTGTAAAtcagatttaaaaatagaaaaatctatGTTATCGGAAATTGTTTCTGATCACAATCagaaaactgtagtttcagagaATGAACCTGTGAAAGTTGAGGAAAAAGAAGCTCCATCAGGAAATTCACTGGCAATGACATCAGATAATGGTGATGATACTCAAATGGATTGTGAAACTGAACAAATAGTTActgaagaaaaacaaaaagacaCCTGTATTAAAGACTGTAAAACAAGAGTAAATGGAGATTCAGATGAATTAATGGAGGTAGAGTCTGAAACCAATAAAGTTGTTCCAGAAAATAAGGAGAACtttgatgaaaaatgtaaagACACAGATGACAAGGTTAAAGAATCTAAAGATGTCTTAGACAAACTTAGTGATAAAACTGAGTcaaaaacagcagcaaatgtttTATCCAATGAAACATTGACTAATAAAGAAGAGCTTAAGACTGAAACAGAAGTTGCCCCTCTAGCAGAAAGTAACGGAATAGCAGAAGAAACTGATGTGAAGACAAATGTTAGTAGTCAAAGTCAAACCACTCTGGATGAGCAGGTATCTGTAAATGGCACTGGTATGTCAGCAGCTGGCAATGTATCAAACGGTACTGCTGTTGAATCACAGTTAAATGGATCATCTAGTCCtgatataaaacaagaaataagtaaTGAAAATGATGTAAAACCTATTGAAGGGAAAAAATGTGATAATACTGAAAACAGCACTCCTATGGAAACGGTTGTTGAAGCTTGAAATCTTCACTGTATTtatatattcctatttattttagtttgtagttttttaaaacataatttaaaataattattcagtatTATATAACAGTATGAATACAAGGTTGTGCTTTTTTTTACTTAAGCTGTATAGAAGTTCCTCtatgtgataaataatttaagtttcctTGTATTTCGATGTCTTCCTATCGAATGCTCActtcatatttatgtaatgtgATATAATTATCTTATGATCTAATGTAGCTTTGTGTATCTGGTCtgtattcttaatttattttaattttattaagtctGACTGATtgtgttcttaaaaaaaattaagtcttAAGTTTCAGCACATCTACATAATAAGActgattttttaattgtaattcttGAATTTCTACTTCAGTCATGGATCTAGGCTCTCAAGATAGTGagaccaatatttatttattatttatactatccTAAAAAAGAGAGTggcattaaataattaaatagaagactgacaaattgataaaaatactgtaaaacgAAGTTCAAGTAAATGAATGTGATGGTTTTAAACCGGTGCTTTTAGCTttgtaactttgtctttgtaacATTATCTGGGTTGTGTTTTATACAAATTGTGGTACATTGTGGTTAACTTGAAAGCAGGGTATTTCAACTTCACTGCCTGTAAAGACATAAAAGCTATGATTTAGTATAGCTTTGTATTATTTGTGTAGTGAACTTTgttacacttaaaaaataaaaatgactttatatttgagtttgttttattttaatcctgTGAATGTTTTTCTTTagatgttattatttaaaatttactgctttacttaaaaattatttacaaataaagctGCTTAATAGGTTTAAGCACCTACCATTCGTTAttaaacaaagagaatattaggaAATTACTTCTATGTTCAGTGGCCAGTATAGCTGGACATATGAGCTGAGATAACATAATGGCAATAATTAATTCACGCTTCCAACAAAATGGCGGTGGCCTGTAGAGCTGGTAataggaaaaattataaatactgccttttGAGTGCATAAGGTTAAAAgagagttaatttttaatatttacagctttaaaaatttaaatgctactgaagacattattttgttaaccTATTAACTGCTGTCATAGTATGTCATAATGTTCTCACTTCATGGCTTTGCTGATTctgaaaatattcatatatattatgtaaatatttatattacaaacaatttaactttCCTTGTGACCAAGACCTTTCAACGGCAATTCttagaagattttttttttttcattttatacactTACATAAGAAGGAACAAATCTGgtcttacatttatttacaaaattattcataggTCAATAGACAGTTCTTTTTAAATAAGATCCAGTTGTTCGTAGAAGCAACTTGCGTCCAtcgatagttttttttttttgtccccaGATGTCACTatagtttttccttttttaaagccttgagacttttaaatttatttaagcagGAGGTAGATGTGTTTAATAACAGTTGGTGAGTTGAAATCCCAAATTGACAAAgttgatgaatatttatttatttcctcatagatacaaagatctcaacatacatgcataaacaggaaatgatctccacatgggcgTAGCCTgtgtgtgtggagatcgagacgcgatcagcagcatgaatatgtactcatcaacataataataatgtaaatcttcgtatggaaAAACAACGTAATGACAACATGAAATGCAACTTGTGTATACTcgtagttttttttagttataaagcaaaccacttaattttttattcttataaaaattattcttttgtttagtTAGGCATACCAAGTGTCTGAACTTGTTGTATAGagcattattttaatgtattattcttgtttaaagtttttttcctttgtattgaaatttattgtattttgtttagtttgataAAATGTCAAATTAGCTATAAGGATATTGCATCTGTGgctattgtattgaaataaatacctgtaaataaaaagaatgaaaatataCAGTGTTTATTACTATAACTGTAATAGAGTACAAAAATTAAACCTTTCTTTTCGAAGTCATTGGTGGGTAGTGTTTAAAGCGGTTTTATATGTTGCTCTCAACTGGATATAATATTTGCCTTGGTGATAATTAATTGTTCGATCGCCTAGGTGTCCACAAAGACTggacatatttttataagtatgaatTTCCTCACAATATTTGCTATTGTAAGGAGTGCTCCATCTCCTTCACAAATGATTGTCAAAATATGTATTGGCATTTGTGATTTAAGCacagtttaaaacaaacaaattattagtgTGTTTGTGCATGTATAAAATCTTGATATGTTGCATTAATCTACTGTTAAAAACTACATAATCTCCAAATGTTATTACTATATTTCAGggtaaacatacaattttgttgaTTCAATACTTTACTCATAAAATATACTGacttgcattattttaaaatagtcttgAAGTACATCTTTCCGGAGTTCATCTTCAtatctaatttttgtttttatatgcaTGTTGCGCTATTGACTTTTTCTGTACTttaattgtaacatataacagtaGCTTATGTCCAAAATCCTTTTAAATtgccaataataaattatagaattattGAGATTAATACATGATAAAAATAGGCAATTTCATTTAATAAGTATCTTTGACCTTTGagggttttttatgtttatttttgctctaataaagtttatgaattgGCTTAAACACTCCTCCATGACACTctcaatgtatatttatttatatggtaaactttgattaatctggtatttttagatttcataataggtttttaattctgtaggtaaacataacaatttcaattctttatttaatgcattttttccTGCAACAAATGGTAATGGGACAGTTTAACACTACTAATACCTAAAAGTTCATCAGGAGCACCAACAGCTGCTCAAGCTGCATCCCATCCATCATTAGCAATGCAAAGCTCCTGCCCACTGTAGTTGTCTACTAAACGCTGAATTCTTTTCTGGAGGAATGGAAACTACTGCATTGCTTACTTTTTTCATCATAGGTCTTATAACGTAAACCATACACTTCAACTTCTCCCAAAGATAGTAGTCCAAATATGTAAGACTGGAGAATGGGCATGATAACAGTTTGGacgtgtattaattatatctttaaaatgagatatttccatttatacaaataaaataagatcGTGAAAGAGCATGAGAActacaaaactgtaatataaaaaaagatatactTTATATATGTACTGTACTTTTAAAGCTAAAATTCATGTACTTAACAAATAACATCCATAgctatacttttaaaattataaattttcactttATATTGATAACAGAAAAGAATTAACTTAAAC
The Homalodisca vitripennis isolate AUS2020 chromosome 1, UT_GWSS_2.1, whole genome shotgun sequence DNA segment above includes these coding regions:
- the LOC124352802 gene encoding enolase-phosphatase E1-like isoform X2 translates to MKGDAASYKKILTEISCNATDVAFFTDVPTEARAAKETGITAILLSREGNNPLTDVDKAEFPVITSFTEIEFENNCKKRKVCSETDVTNENKQVTNCAVSFEGGSEPSNPNIKSNDDVEMMEVEESSTTEDSTIEQKAELGEGKKVELGEEKKAEPGEEKKAEPGEEKKAELGEEKKAEPGEEKKAELGEEKKAELGEEKKAEPGEEKKAEPGEEKKAEPGEEKKAEPGEEKKAEPGEEKKAEPGEQNKIEIGEELKIEDKIHHKENTEQEDVKIVEDKSAILEENTNNLIEPVVTTNEKEGDIPDKEKIEQASEKKETLPDENSSGKGDNKMEDSCESKSKIEKKDICENMASVKPVENPAENSKENVKTISENHGELESKDEKILCVEQEKDTSEGKIETQEKCENKTEDNCKTESKKDNEKECKENVTLNSSVPSDTNIEKEKTEITDVESNADKTNIVNTETSISLLEADKENKSKSPIAITQESDSHEKNTENNMEVTEDNPSHENPSIVHECTEKKDLESQEENKFASNSTGKENTSEKNNEILKTDELMEVEPRVELETKSQEDVVKKDSFSKEVEKSCETMEVKSTLELKTESNNSESLKEDLELKSIEPKKESEIDSAKSPIEKSKLEPIQNNSNADCKSDLKIEKSMLSEIVSDHNQKTVVSENEPVKVEEKEAPSGNSLAMTSDNGDDTQMDCETEQIVTEEKQKDTCIKDCKTRVNGDSDELMEVESETNKVVPENKENFDEKCKDTDDKVKESKDVLDKLSDKTESKTAANVLSNETLTNKEELKTETEVAPLAESNGIAEETDVKTNVSSQSQTTLDEQVSVNGTGMSAAGNVSNGTAVESQLNGSSSPDIKQEISNENDVKPIEGKKCDNTENSTPMETVVEA